The following are encoded together in the Salvia hispanica cultivar TCC Black 2014 chromosome 6, UniMelb_Shisp_WGS_1.0, whole genome shotgun sequence genome:
- the LOC125192660 gene encoding cellulose synthase-like protein G2 has protein sequence MEKSVPMNEWNTMKTQRAINRVHLLIHGSALAALFYYRITSITAIATSSSSSSPIVFVAHLLIFAAELTLSFMWLLSQASLWNPVARTVYPERLPSDDDLPSLDVFICTADPVKEPSLGVMNTVISALALDYPPTKLHVYLSDDGGSPVTLRALQRARSFAKVWLPFCRKYEVKNRCPQAYFLGEERRVGDTDHFSLEEKSIEEAYEDFKSSMSKIVAEADVMASKDHSPIVEVIGEDGEEMPLVVYVAREKRPSHPHNFKAGALNVLLRVSGMMSNSPYILSLDCDMYCNDPTSARQAMCFHLDPKISQNLAFVQFPQIFHNIRREHDIYDGALRFIWTKWEGFNGLRGPVLSGTGFYIKREALYGTRKLQPNIDLNQLNEYYGSSNEFIKSIYRSYKPNFPSTESLQNEVQLLASCSYDKDTKWGQEVGYRYFSVVEDYFTGFNLHCEGWISVYFAPSRPCFLGSSPISLGETLVQNMRWFLGASQVALSRYSPLVYGAMRMSVLQSMAYAELACYAIHFLPVYILALLPQLCFLAGVPLYPQVSSPFFAVFVFVFVSSLLKHAQEVLASGDSLRAWVNEQRVWVMKSLTSFSFAAANAILEKMGLAKAGFVPTSKVTDDEVDKLYQMGKYDFRAPPPFMVILCSIYMLNLASLVVGLARVLVKGKMNEMAMQAFVPLFGVVMHYPLMEGMVLRKDGGRVSPSVSLLSVVVSSLVSICAAFAHY, from the exons ATGGAGAAGTCAGTCCCAATGAATGAATGGAATACCATGAAAACTCAGAGAGCTATAAACAGAGTCCATTTATTAATCCATGGCTCTGCTTTAGCAGCCCTGTTTTACTACAGAATCACTTCCATCACCGCCATAGCCAcaagcagcagcagcagcagcccCATTGTATTTGTGGCCCACCTTCTCATCTTCGCGGCAGAGCTGACTCTCTCGTTTATGTGGCTGCTCAGCCAGGCTTCTCTGTGGAACCCCGTTGCTCGAACGGTGTATCCGGAGAGACTCCCTTCCGACGATGATCTGCCGTCGCTGGATGTGTTCATCTGCACCGCCGATCCCGTGAAGGAGCCAAGCTTGGGTGTGATGAACACCGTTATATCGGCCTTGGCTCTCGACTACCCTCCCACTAAACTCCATGTCTATCTATCCGACGACGGGGGCTCCCCTGTCACGCTCCGCGCCCTGCAACGAGCACGGAGCTTTGCCAAGGTGTGGCTCCCATTTTGCAGGAAGTATGAGGTGAAGAACAGGTGCCCTCAGGCTTATTTCTTGGGAGAGGAAAGAAGAGTTGGTGATACTGATCACTTTTCTCTTGAGGAGAAGTCAATTGAG GAAGCATACGAAGATTTCAAGAGTTCTATGAGTAAGATTGTTGCTGAAGCAGACGTTATGGCCAGCAAGGACCATTCACCGATTGTTGAG GTGATAGGTGAAGACGGGGAAGAGATGCCGCTTGTAGTCTACGTTGCTCGCGAGAAAAGGCCATCTCATCCCCACAATTTCAAAGCAGGAGCCCTCAATGTTCTT CTACGAGTATCGGGCATGATGAGCAACTCGCCATACATACTCTCGCTTGATTGCGACATGTACTGCAACGATCCTACATCGGCCCGTCAAGCAATGTGCTTCCATCTGGATCCTAAAATCTCCCAGAATCTTGCATTTGTTCAGTTCCCACAAATATTTCACAACATCAGACGTGAACATGATATCTACGATGGTGCCTTAAGATTTATTTGG ACAAAATGGGAGGGCTTTAATGGTCTTAGAGGGCCAGTCTTGTCAGGGACAGGGTTCTATATCAAGAGAGAAGCACTCTATGGAACTCGGAAACTTCAACCAA ATATTGATCTTAACCAGCTTAACGAATATTATGGTTCATCGAACGAGTTCATAAAGTCGATTTACAGAAGCTACAAACCGAATTTCCCAAGCACAGAATCATTGCAGAATGAGGTGCAATTGCTAGCTTCTTGCAGCTACGACAAGGACACAAAATGGGGGCAAGAG GTGGGGTATAGATATTTCTCAGTAGTGGAAGATTACTTCACAGGGTTCAATCTGCATTGCGAGGGTTGGATTTCAGTGTATTTTGCTCCTTCAAGGCCATGTTTCTTGGGTTCTTCTCCTATAAGCCTCGGTGAAACGCTTGTTCAAAACATGAGATGGTTTCTCGGGGCGAGCCAGGTTGCTCTGTCCAGATATTCCCCCTTAGTCTATGGGGCCATGCGAATGTCGGTTTTGCAAAGCATGGCCTATGCAGAACTAGCATGTTACGCGATTCACTTCCTCCCTGTATACATTCTAGCCCTCCTTCCCCAGCTTTGCTTCCTTGCTGGCGTCCCTCTATATCCTCAG GTTTCAAGTCCATTTTTTGcggtgtttgtgtttgtttttgtcTCATCACTACTCAAACATGCGCAAGAGGTCTTGGCGTCAGGGGATTCACTCAGGGCTTGGGTGAACGAGCAAAGGGTATGGGTGATGAAGTCATTGACATCTTTCTCTTTTGCGGCTGCAAACGCGATTTTAGAGAAGATGGGACTGGCCAAAGCTGGCTTTGTGCCAACGAGCAAAGTCACGGATGATGAAGTGGATAAGCTTTATCAAATGGGGAAATACGACTTCCGAGCTCCGCCTCCATTCATGGTTATATTGTGCTCCATTTATATGCTAAATCTGGCTTCCTTGGTCGTCGGATTGGCGAGGGTTTTGGTGAAAGGGAAGATGAATGAGATGGCAATGCAGGCTTTTGTACCATTGTTTGGCGTAGTTATGCATTACCCTTTGATGGAAGGAATGGTGTTGAGGAAGGATGGAGGCAGAGTTTCACCGTCAGTTTCACTTCTTTCAGTTGTAGTGTCCTCTCTAGTTTCGATTTGTGCAGCCTTTGCTCATTACTAG
- the LOC125196276 gene encoding cellulose synthase-like protein E1, which produces MEKSVPMNDWKAMKAQRAINRVHLIIHGAALAALFYYRITTIATTTSSTHFVAHLVIFTAELTLSFMWLLSQASLWNPVARTVYPERLPSDDDLPSLDVFICTADPVKEPSLGVMNTVISALALDYPPTKLHLYLSDDGGSPVTLRALQRARSFAKVWLPFCRKYKVKNRCPQAYFLGEEIGGQGRIGDGDSDTDHFFVDKKAIKEAYEDFKISLGKIVTEEDAGASRDHSPTIEVMSDDEEFPFVVYVAREKRPSHPHNFKAGALNVLLRVSGMMSNSPYILSLDCDMYCNDPASARQAMCFHLDPKLSQNLAFVQFPQIFHNIRRNHDIYDGAMRFVWTKWDGLNGLRGPVLSGTGFYIKREALYGIRKLQPNVDLNQLNEYYGSSNEFIKSIYRSYKMNFSSTDESMQKEVQLLASCSYDKGTKWGQEVGYRYFAVVEDYFTGFNLHCEGWISVYFAPSRPCFLGSSPISLSETLVQNMRWFLGLSQVALSKYSPLVYGAMRMSVLQSMAYAELAFYAIYFLPAYILALLPQLCLLAGVPLYPQVSSPFFPVFVFVFVSSQLKHAQEVLASGDSLRTWVNEQRVWVMKSLTSYSFAAANAILEKMGLAKASFVPTSKVTDDEVDKLYQMGKYDFRAPPPFMVILCSIYMLNLASLVVGLARVLVKGKMNEMAMQAFLPLFGVVMHYPLMEGMVLRKDGGRVSPSVSLLSVVVSSLVSAYAALAH; this is translated from the exons ATGGAGAAGTCAGTCCCAATGAATGATTGGAAAGCCATGAAAGCTCAAAGAGCAATAAACAGAGTCCATTTAATCATCCATGGCGCTGCTTTAGCAGCCCTATTTTACTACAGAATCACCACCATAGCCACAACCACAAGCAGCACTCATTTTGTAGCCCACCTTGTCATCTTCACAGCCGAGCTGACTCTCTCGTTTATGTGGCTGCTCAGCCAGGCTTCCCTGTGGAACCCCGTTGCTCGAACGGTGTATCCGGAGAGACTCCCTTCCGACGATGATCTGCCCTCGCTGGATGTGTTCATCTGCACCGCCGATCCCGTGAAGGAGCCAAGCTTGGGCGTGATGAACACCGTTATATCGGCCTTGGCTCTCGACTATCCTCCTACTAAACTCCATCTCTATCTCTCCGACGACGGGGGGTCCCCTGTCACGCTCCGCGCCCTGCAACGGGCGCGGAGCTTTGCCAAGGTGTGGCTCCCGTTTTGCAGGAAGTATAAGGTGAAGAACAGGTGTCCTCAGGCTTATTTTTTGGGAGAGGAAATTGGTGGCCAGGGAAGAATTGGTGATGGTGATAGTGATACTGATCACTTTTTTGTTGATAAGAAGGCAATTAAG GAAGCGTATGAGGATTTCAAGATCTCTTTGGGCAAGATTGTGACTGAGGAAGACGCTGGAGCCAGCAGGGACCATTCACCAACTATCGAG GTGATGAGTGATGACGAAGAGTTTCCATTTGTAGTCTACGTTGCTCGCGAGAAAAGACCGTCTCATCCCCACAATTTCAAAGCAGGAGCCCTCAACGTtctt CTACGAGTATCAGGTATGATGAGCAACTCGCCATACATACTCTCGCTGGACTGCGACATGTACTGCAACGATCCGGCATCGGCTCGTCAAGCAATGTGCTTCCATCTGGACCCTAAACTCTCCCAGAATCTTGCATTTGTTCAGTTCCCACAAATATTTCACAACATCAGACGCAACCATGATATCTATGATGGTGCCATGAGATTTGTTTGG ACAAAATGGGATGGCTTAAATGGCCTTAGAGGGCCAGTCTTGTCAGGGACAGGGTTTTATATCAAGAGAGAAGCACTCTACGGAATTCGGAAACTTCAACCAA ATGTTGATCTCAACCAGCTTAATGAATATTACGGCTCTTCCAACGAGTTCATAAAGTCGATTTACCGAAGCTACAAAATGAATTTCTCAAGCACTGATGAATCAATGCAGAAAGAGGTGCAATTGCTAGCTTCTTGCAGCTACGACAAGGGTACAAAATGGGGGCAAGAG GTGGGATATAGATATTTCGCAGTAGTAGAGGATTACTTCACAGGGTTCAACCTGCATTGCGAAGGCTGGATTTCAGTGTATTTTGCACCTTCAAGGCCATGTTTCTTGGGTTCATCTCCTATAAGCCTTAGTGAAACTCTTGTCCAAAACATGAGGTGGTTCCTTGGATTGAGCCAGGTTGCATTGTCCAAATATTCCCCCTTAGTCTATGGGGCCATGCGAATGTCGGTTTTGCAAAGCATGGCCTATGCAGAACTAGCATTTTACGCGATTTACTTCCTCCCTGCTTACATTCTAGCCCTCCTTCCCCAACTCTGCCTCCTTGCCGGTGTCCCTCTCTATCCTCAG GTTTCAAGTCCATTTTTCCcggtgtttgtgtttgttttcgTCTCATCACAACTCAAACATGCGCAAGAGGTCTTGGCGTCGGGAGATTCGCTCAGGACTTGGGTGAACGAGCAAAGGGTATGGGTGATGAAGTCGTTGACTTCTTACTCTTTCGCAGCCGCAAACGCGATTTTAGAGAAGATGGGACTGGCCAAAGCTAGCTTTGTGCCGACAAGCAAAGTCACGGATGATGAAGTGGATAAGCTTTATCAAATGGGGAAATACGACTTCCGAGCTCCGCCTCCATTCATGGTTATATTGTGCTCCATTTATATGCTAAATCTGGCTTCCTTGGTCGTCGGATTGGCGAGGGTTTTGGTGAAAGGGAAGATGAATGAGATGGCAATGCAGGCTTTTCTACCATTGTTTGGCGTAGTTATGCATTACCCTTTGATGGAAGGAATGGTGTTGAGGAAGGATGGAGGCAGAGTTTCACCGTCAGTTTCTCTTCTTTCGGTTGTAGTTTCCTCTTTAGTTTCGGCTTATGCAGCCCTAGCTCATTAG
- the LOC125194493 gene encoding cellulose synthase-like protein E1 isoform X3, with protein MEKSVEGLNEWQSLKKRMVINRVHALIHGAALAALFYYRITSISITTSLPHLLIFAAELVLSFQWLLSQGSKWNPVSRTACPDRLPADDNLPSVDVFVCTTDPVKEPSLGVMNTVISAMALDYPAHKLHVYLSDDGGSPVTFRAVKEAWGFAKMWIPFCRKYMVNNRCPQAYFMTEQTGDHHFLLRKAHIQQKAYEDFKISLAKIADSTDSRVSRDHQPIIEVINDGDEMDKDPQMPHLVYVAREKRPFHSHRFKAGALNVLLRVSALISNSPYILVLDCDMYCNDPTSARQAMCFHLDPKLSPDLAFVQFPQRFYTLCDKDIYDGEFRYAWEKWEGLNGLKGPILSGTGFYIRREALYRSTQQLQKNGDMIKWFGSSEEFINSVYTHNKPNYPSDNVLQFLASCSYDNGTKWGEQVGFRYFAVVEDYFTGLILHCEGWKSVYYESSRARPGFLGTSPDNLGEVLVQHCRWSVGLNQAKHLQEVLMTGYPTSTWITEQRMWMIRSFTSYFYANMYTIMDKIGLRKATFLPTNKAVDEAAAELYQRGVYNFEAPSVFMVPMCTLYMINMGSFVAGIWQAGKGNGMMLIESLIPLFGMILHLPLLQGMVVRKDKGRVPTNVSIVSLLLSSIVMAYASFAT; from the exons atggagaaatcaGTAGAAGGTCTAAATGAATGGCAAAGCCTGAAAAAACGCATGGTAATAAACAGGGTCCATGCTTTGATCCATGGCGCCGCTTTAGCAGCCCTATTTTACTACAGAATCACCTCCATCTCCATCACCACAAGTCTCCCCCACCTTCTCATCTTCGCCGCCGAGCTCGTCCTCTCCTTCCAGTGGCTGCTCAGCCAGGGCTCCAAGTGGAACCCCGTCTCACGAACCGCGTGTCCTGACAGACTCCCCGCCGACGACAATCTGCCGTCGGTGGACGTGTTCGTGTGCACCACTGATCCCGTGAAGGAGCCGAGTTTAGGGGTGATGAACACTGTTATATCGGCCATGGCGCTCGACTACCCTGCCCACAAGCTCCATGTCTATCTCTCCGACGACGGGGGCTCCCCCGTCACGTTTCGCGCGGTGAAGGAGGCGTGGGGATTTGCCAAAATGTGGATTCCGTTTTGCAGGAAGTATATGGTGAACAACAGATGCCCTCAGGCTTATTTCATGACCGAACAAACCGGTGACCATCACTTCTTACTTCGCAAAGCACACATACAG CAGAAAGCATACGAAGATTTCAAGATTTCCTTGGCTAAGATAGCTGATAGTACAGATAGTCGTGTCAGCAGAGACCACCAACCAATTATTGAG GTTATAAACGACGGAGATGAAATGGACAAGGACCCACAGATGCCTCATCTAGTCTATGTTGCTCGTGAGAAAAGGCCATTTCACTCACACCGTTTCAAAGCTGGAGCACTAAACGTTCTT CTTCGAGTATCTGCCTTGATCAGCAATTCTCCCTACATTCTAGTGCTGGATTGTGACATGTATTGCAACGATCCAACATCAGCTCGTCAAGCAATGTGTTTCCATCTCGACCCCAAGCTGTCTCCTGATCTTGCATTTGTTCAATTCCCTCAGAGATTTTACACTTTATGTGACAAGGATATCTATGATGGCGAGTTCAGATATGCTTgg gAAAAATGGGAAGGTCTGAACGGTCTCAAGGGACCGATTTTGTCTGGCACAGGCTTTTATATAAGGAGAGAAGCACTATATAGAAGCACTCAACAACTTCAAAAGA ATGGTGATATGATCAAGTGGTTTGGTTCGTCCGAAGAGTTCATCAACTCGGTTTACACACATAACAAACCAAATTATCCGAGTGATAATGTGTTGCAGTTTCTCGCTTCTTGTAGCTATGACAACGGCACCAAGTGGGGTGAACAG GTAGGGTTTAGATATTTCGCGGTGGTGGAGGACTACTTCACCGGACTGATTCTGCATTGTGAGGGTTGGAAGTCTGTTTACTATGAATCTTCAAGAGCAAGACCAGGTTTCTTGGGTACGTCCCCGGATAACCTAGGCGAAGTTCTCGTTCAACATTGTCGATGGAGTGTGGGACTCAACCAG GCAAAACATTTGCAAGAAGTCTTGATGACGGGGTACCCAACAAGTACATGGATTACCGAGCAAAGAATGTGGATGATCAGATCCTTTACATCATACTTTTATGCTAATATGTATACCATCATGGATAAAATAGGGTTGAGAAAAGCCACTTTTTTGCCAACAAACAAAGCCGTGGACGAAGCAGCAGCCGAGCTCTATCAAAGGGGAGTGTACAATTTTGAAGCACCATCTGTTTTCATGGTTCCAATGTGCACTCTTTATATGATAAATATGGGGTCATTTGTAGCTGGGATTTGGCAGGCTGGAAAGGGAAATGGGATGATGTTGATAGAGAGTTTGATCCCACTGTTTGGAATGATTTTGCATCTGCCTCTGCTTCAAGGAATGGTGGTGAGGAAGGATAAGGGCAGAGTTCCCACTAATGTTTCTATTGTTTCGTTGCTGCTTTCATCCATAGTGATGGCTTATGCATCTTTTGCCACTTAA
- the LOC125194493 gene encoding cellulose synthase-like protein G2 isoform X1: MEKSVEGLNEWQSLKKRMVINRVHALIHGAALAALFYYRITSISITTSLPHLLIFAAELVLSFQWLLSQGSKWNPVSRTACPDRLPADDNLPSVDVFVCTTDPVKEPSLGVMNTVISAMALDYPAHKLHVYLSDDGGSPVTFRAVKEAWGFAKMWIPFCRKYMVNNRCPQAYFMTEQTGDHHFLLRKAHIQQKAYEDFKISLAKIADSTDSRVSRDHQPIIEVINDGDEMDKDPQMPHLVYVAREKRPFHSHRFKAGALNVLLRVSALISNSPYILVLDCDMYCNDPTSARQAMCFHLDPKLSPDLAFVQFPQRFYTLCDKDIYDGEFRYAWEKWEGLNGLKGPILSGTGFYIRREALYRSTQQLQKNGDMIKWFGSSEEFINSVYTHNKPNYPSDNVLQFLASCSYDNGTKWGEQVGFRYFAVVEDYFTGLILHCEGWKSVYYESSRARPGFLGTSPDNLGEVLVQHCRWSVGLNQVAFSRYSPLVYGLLRMSILQSMGYAEIAFYTISFLPLYILALLPQISLLQGIHLFPQLSSPFFLVFVFLFFSSQAKHLQEVLMTGYPTSTWITEQRMWMIRSFTSYFYANMYTIMDKIGLRKATFLPTNKAVDEAAAELYQRGVYNFEAPSVFMVPMCTLYMINMGSFVAGIWQAGKGNGMMLIESLIPLFGMILHLPLLQGMVVRKDKGRVPTNVSIVSLLLSSIVMAYASFAT, encoded by the exons atggagaaatcaGTAGAAGGTCTAAATGAATGGCAAAGCCTGAAAAAACGCATGGTAATAAACAGGGTCCATGCTTTGATCCATGGCGCCGCTTTAGCAGCCCTATTTTACTACAGAATCACCTCCATCTCCATCACCACAAGTCTCCCCCACCTTCTCATCTTCGCCGCCGAGCTCGTCCTCTCCTTCCAGTGGCTGCTCAGCCAGGGCTCCAAGTGGAACCCCGTCTCACGAACCGCGTGTCCTGACAGACTCCCCGCCGACGACAATCTGCCGTCGGTGGACGTGTTCGTGTGCACCACTGATCCCGTGAAGGAGCCGAGTTTAGGGGTGATGAACACTGTTATATCGGCCATGGCGCTCGACTACCCTGCCCACAAGCTCCATGTCTATCTCTCCGACGACGGGGGCTCCCCCGTCACGTTTCGCGCGGTGAAGGAGGCGTGGGGATTTGCCAAAATGTGGATTCCGTTTTGCAGGAAGTATATGGTGAACAACAGATGCCCTCAGGCTTATTTCATGACCGAACAAACCGGTGACCATCACTTCTTACTTCGCAAAGCACACATACAG CAGAAAGCATACGAAGATTTCAAGATTTCCTTGGCTAAGATAGCTGATAGTACAGATAGTCGTGTCAGCAGAGACCACCAACCAATTATTGAG GTTATAAACGACGGAGATGAAATGGACAAGGACCCACAGATGCCTCATCTAGTCTATGTTGCTCGTGAGAAAAGGCCATTTCACTCACACCGTTTCAAAGCTGGAGCACTAAACGTTCTT CTTCGAGTATCTGCCTTGATCAGCAATTCTCCCTACATTCTAGTGCTGGATTGTGACATGTATTGCAACGATCCAACATCAGCTCGTCAAGCAATGTGTTTCCATCTCGACCCCAAGCTGTCTCCTGATCTTGCATTTGTTCAATTCCCTCAGAGATTTTACACTTTATGTGACAAGGATATCTATGATGGCGAGTTCAGATATGCTTgg gAAAAATGGGAAGGTCTGAACGGTCTCAAGGGACCGATTTTGTCTGGCACAGGCTTTTATATAAGGAGAGAAGCACTATATAGAAGCACTCAACAACTTCAAAAGA ATGGTGATATGATCAAGTGGTTTGGTTCGTCCGAAGAGTTCATCAACTCGGTTTACACACATAACAAACCAAATTATCCGAGTGATAATGTGTTGCAGTTTCTCGCTTCTTGTAGCTATGACAACGGCACCAAGTGGGGTGAACAG GTAGGGTTTAGATATTTCGCGGTGGTGGAGGACTACTTCACCGGACTGATTCTGCATTGTGAGGGTTGGAAGTCTGTTTACTATGAATCTTCAAGAGCAAGACCAGGTTTCTTGGGTACGTCCCCGGATAACCTAGGCGAAGTTCTCGTTCAACATTGTCGATGGAGTGTGGGACTCAACCAGGTTGCCTTCTCCAGATACTCTCCACTTGTTTATGGATTACTAAGAATGTCCATTTTGCAAAGCATGGGCTATGCAGAGATTGCATTCTACACAATCAGCTTCTTGCCTCTTTATATCCTAGCTCTCCTCCCTCAAATCTCTCTACTCCAAGGCATCCATCTCTTTCCTCAGCTCTCAAGCCCTTTTTTCCTAGTGTTCgtgtttcttttcttttcgtCGCAGGCAAAACATTTGCAAGAAGTCTTGATGACGGGGTACCCAACAAGTACATGGATTACCGAGCAAAGAATGTGGATGATCAGATCCTTTACATCATACTTTTATGCTAATATGTATACCATCATGGATAAAATAGGGTTGAGAAAAGCCACTTTTTTGCCAACAAACAAAGCCGTGGACGAAGCAGCAGCCGAGCTCTATCAAAGGGGAGTGTACAATTTTGAAGCACCATCTGTTTTCATGGTTCCAATGTGCACTCTTTATATGATAAATATGGGGTCATTTGTAGCTGGGATTTGGCAGGCTGGAAAGGGAAATGGGATGATGTTGATAGAGAGTTTGATCCCACTGTTTGGAATGATTTTGCATCTGCCTCTGCTTCAAGGAATGGTGGTGAGGAAGGATAAGGGCAGAGTTCCCACTAATGTTTCTATTGTTTCGTTGCTGCTTTCATCCATAGTGATGGCTTATGCATCTTTTGCCACTTAA
- the LOC125194493 gene encoding cellulose synthase-like protein G2 isoform X2, with protein MEKSVEGLNEWQSLKKRMVINRVHALIHGAALAALFYYRITSISITTSLPHLLIFAAELVLSFQWLLSQGSKWNPVSRTACPDRLPADDNLPSVDVFVCTTDPVKEPSLGVMNTVISAMALDYPAHKLHVYLSDDGGSPVTFRAVKEAWGFAKMWIPFCRKYMVNNRCPQAYFMTEQTGDHHFLLRKAHIQKAYEDFKISLAKIADSTDSRVSRDHQPIIEVINDGDEMDKDPQMPHLVYVAREKRPFHSHRFKAGALNVLLRVSALISNSPYILVLDCDMYCNDPTSARQAMCFHLDPKLSPDLAFVQFPQRFYTLCDKDIYDGEFRYAWEKWEGLNGLKGPILSGTGFYIRREALYRSTQQLQKNGDMIKWFGSSEEFINSVYTHNKPNYPSDNVLQFLASCSYDNGTKWGEQVGFRYFAVVEDYFTGLILHCEGWKSVYYESSRARPGFLGTSPDNLGEVLVQHCRWSVGLNQVAFSRYSPLVYGLLRMSILQSMGYAEIAFYTISFLPLYILALLPQISLLQGIHLFPQLSSPFFLVFVFLFFSSQAKHLQEVLMTGYPTSTWITEQRMWMIRSFTSYFYANMYTIMDKIGLRKATFLPTNKAVDEAAAELYQRGVYNFEAPSVFMVPMCTLYMINMGSFVAGIWQAGKGNGMMLIESLIPLFGMILHLPLLQGMVVRKDKGRVPTNVSIVSLLLSSIVMAYASFAT; from the exons atggagaaatcaGTAGAAGGTCTAAATGAATGGCAAAGCCTGAAAAAACGCATGGTAATAAACAGGGTCCATGCTTTGATCCATGGCGCCGCTTTAGCAGCCCTATTTTACTACAGAATCACCTCCATCTCCATCACCACAAGTCTCCCCCACCTTCTCATCTTCGCCGCCGAGCTCGTCCTCTCCTTCCAGTGGCTGCTCAGCCAGGGCTCCAAGTGGAACCCCGTCTCACGAACCGCGTGTCCTGACAGACTCCCCGCCGACGACAATCTGCCGTCGGTGGACGTGTTCGTGTGCACCACTGATCCCGTGAAGGAGCCGAGTTTAGGGGTGATGAACACTGTTATATCGGCCATGGCGCTCGACTACCCTGCCCACAAGCTCCATGTCTATCTCTCCGACGACGGGGGCTCCCCCGTCACGTTTCGCGCGGTGAAGGAGGCGTGGGGATTTGCCAAAATGTGGATTCCGTTTTGCAGGAAGTATATGGTGAACAACAGATGCCCTCAGGCTTATTTCATGACCGAACAAACCGGTGACCATCACTTCTTACTTCGCAAAGCACACATACAG AAAGCATACGAAGATTTCAAGATTTCCTTGGCTAAGATAGCTGATAGTACAGATAGTCGTGTCAGCAGAGACCACCAACCAATTATTGAG GTTATAAACGACGGAGATGAAATGGACAAGGACCCACAGATGCCTCATCTAGTCTATGTTGCTCGTGAGAAAAGGCCATTTCACTCACACCGTTTCAAAGCTGGAGCACTAAACGTTCTT CTTCGAGTATCTGCCTTGATCAGCAATTCTCCCTACATTCTAGTGCTGGATTGTGACATGTATTGCAACGATCCAACATCAGCTCGTCAAGCAATGTGTTTCCATCTCGACCCCAAGCTGTCTCCTGATCTTGCATTTGTTCAATTCCCTCAGAGATTTTACACTTTATGTGACAAGGATATCTATGATGGCGAGTTCAGATATGCTTgg gAAAAATGGGAAGGTCTGAACGGTCTCAAGGGACCGATTTTGTCTGGCACAGGCTTTTATATAAGGAGAGAAGCACTATATAGAAGCACTCAACAACTTCAAAAGA ATGGTGATATGATCAAGTGGTTTGGTTCGTCCGAAGAGTTCATCAACTCGGTTTACACACATAACAAACCAAATTATCCGAGTGATAATGTGTTGCAGTTTCTCGCTTCTTGTAGCTATGACAACGGCACCAAGTGGGGTGAACAG GTAGGGTTTAGATATTTCGCGGTGGTGGAGGACTACTTCACCGGACTGATTCTGCATTGTGAGGGTTGGAAGTCTGTTTACTATGAATCTTCAAGAGCAAGACCAGGTTTCTTGGGTACGTCCCCGGATAACCTAGGCGAAGTTCTCGTTCAACATTGTCGATGGAGTGTGGGACTCAACCAGGTTGCCTTCTCCAGATACTCTCCACTTGTTTATGGATTACTAAGAATGTCCATTTTGCAAAGCATGGGCTATGCAGAGATTGCATTCTACACAATCAGCTTCTTGCCTCTTTATATCCTAGCTCTCCTCCCTCAAATCTCTCTACTCCAAGGCATCCATCTCTTTCCTCAGCTCTCAAGCCCTTTTTTCCTAGTGTTCgtgtttcttttcttttcgtCGCAGGCAAAACATTTGCAAGAAGTCTTGATGACGGGGTACCCAACAAGTACATGGATTACCGAGCAAAGAATGTGGATGATCAGATCCTTTACATCATACTTTTATGCTAATATGTATACCATCATGGATAAAATAGGGTTGAGAAAAGCCACTTTTTTGCCAACAAACAAAGCCGTGGACGAAGCAGCAGCCGAGCTCTATCAAAGGGGAGTGTACAATTTTGAAGCACCATCTGTTTTCATGGTTCCAATGTGCACTCTTTATATGATAAATATGGGGTCATTTGTAGCTGGGATTTGGCAGGCTGGAAAGGGAAATGGGATGATGTTGATAGAGAGTTTGATCCCACTGTTTGGAATGATTTTGCATCTGCCTCTGCTTCAAGGAATGGTGGTGAGGAAGGATAAGGGCAGAGTTCCCACTAATGTTTCTATTGTTTCGTTGCTGCTTTCATCCATAGTGATGGCTTATGCATCTTTTGCCACTTAA